Sequence from the Ictalurus furcatus strain D&B chromosome 29, Billie_1.0, whole genome shotgun sequence genome:
CTCGACTtgaattttgtttgaggctgtATCGTTATTAAGATCATCCAGCCTCATCACAATCCAAAATTTTCAATGAGAGATTcacatatttgctttaaaaaacaaaaaaatgaaaaagctgTAAAACTGCTAAAGTGACTATTTTGGAATTCAGTACATTTTACATCTGCTAATGCACATAACTGAGCACTGCAAATTCCCCATCATGGACGGTTCGCTAGTTAGCTCAAGTACTTACTTTGTCGAAGCCCATGGCACAGAGTTTGTCTATTTTGCGTGTGTATTCAGGACTAGAGACGGGAGCGCCAGCGTAAACATGAGACCACAGCCGAGCGGTCTGTTTGAACATCTCGGGATTCTGTTTATACTGAAAGAATCAAAGTACAGAATGTAATGTAAACACCGCAGAGTTTATCACAGCAAATAACTGTGCATAgattttgttctcttgtttattattagcattcAGTCAGGACTGACAGACACCTGAGATTAAACCATGTCTACGCACAAGCTTATTCTCAAGCAAGACTCATTTATACTCCAAACAAAAATGCTTACGTGCCTAACAGATTCACCCAACACATTCTGAAATTAtctctcactgacacacacacacacacacacccctacctgATTGGCTACTACGGCGTCCTGAGGGTCATCGGGCTCGGCGGCAGCTAGTAAAGCCTGTAGTGAGAGCAAAACTGTGCGCAGAGTCATCGCTGCAGCCCTACACAAAGTGACAGGAGGTATGTATCTGTTAATTcatcactttattattattattttccagagGAATCCCTCAGAAAGTAAAGCAAAACTCCACACGCTAAATATGATCATATGGAAATATTTCTGTGGTGTGCTTAACAATTCTGGTGTGAATTTAGAAGTGTAGAATTACTGTGGACATCGAATGCTGAATCCAGCGTAGCTTCAAGTATATAACAAAGTTGTGTTGTGTCATGTCAGGGACTTGACTAAGTGAGCGATCTACGAAACGGTGAGCACACTGGTGGTGACAGATGTTGACAGGTGTTAGCGTTCAGGTTGGCGCTTTGGAACATGATCTGTTCGAGCAGAGGGTCCAGGTGGGGACGcaagagagctggacagactgaagtactaaagcgctgctgcatcgcgCTCTTCAGGTAGAGATAAGACACTGGCAAAATCCCACTGATGCCACCATCAGCAGGTAGTTGAACAGTGTTTGTAAATGTTGGAAACTGTTCACCAAAGTGAAAAATAGAACATGTTGAAAGAagttcattttttatatatatatatatatatatatatatatatatatatatatatatatatatatatatatatatatatatataaaaaactcaGAATttcagtacaaaataaaatgttggcCACTGTggaagatcacatgttaatttATACAGTTTATGATGGTCATTCAGGGTGGATCTTTCCTTTAAGCAAGGAGAAACAACCATAAGCTGCTGAAGTTGGTTTAAACTTTATGTATAAAGTCAAGCTGAGGCGGGAAAAAAATACTATACGATTCTTATTGTGCTGCAAAAAATTACGTAACATCAATACACTTTGCGTTTCACTTTGAGACATGTTTTTCCACGTTTCcctttttagctttttttctttttttttttttacataatgctTAAATCGCTAGCACAAGAGAAAGGTACTTTCTTATTTGTTATTTAGCGGTTTCCCTGcatttttgcttgattttgatgAGGTAAAGCAAGTGGTTaaaccaatcaatcaaacagATTTAAGTCAAGTAAATGTACTAATGTCAACCAATTTAACAAAATTCCTGTCAAAAAAACAGGAACAAATGACTCAGCAATTA
This genomic interval carries:
- the ube2kb gene encoding ubiquitin-conjugating enzyme E2Kb (UBC1 homolog, yeast) isoform X2, with translation MTLRTVLLSLQALLAAAEPDDPQDAVVANQYKQNPEMFKQTARLWSHVYAGAPVSSPEYTRKIDKLCAMGFDKNAVIVALSSKSWDVETATELLLSN